The Aminipila terrae nucleotide sequence GATGAAGGCTGTTGTTTCTGTTACCTTTGATGATGAATTTGTAGTACACGACATAAAAATCATTGAAGGCCAAAACGGATTATTTATTGCAATGCCTAGTCGAAAGATGGGTGAGGGGGACTTTAGGGATATTGCTCATCCACTTATCTCAGAAACCAGAAATAAAATTAAAGACGCAATCTTTGCCGAATATGAAAAAGTTCTGGAAGAAAAAGTTGACGTTGCACCTGTAGAGTAATCCTTCAGGGCAGGTTACATAGGTATTATACAATTTTAGATCTATCGATAGAGGAGCATTTTACAATTGTCTCCTCTTTTTCTTTTATTCATTAAACGATGCTTCCTGTATGATTTATATATTACGGTTATGGCAATTAATTTTAAATTATAAATTCTTATCCCATTACTGAATATTATGGATTGTTTTTAAGAAAATAATATTATAGTTGAGTTTTTTTATTTATTTATAGTTTAATATGGTTATAAATTTTATTTTTCCGGGTAGATATGATATTAGTTTTAAAATAGAAAGGTTTAGGCGGGTTATGAAAAGTATAATAATTATAGGCA carries:
- the spoVG gene encoding septation regulator SpoVG — encoded protein: MNITDVRVRKVNDDGKMKAVVSVTFDDEFVVHDIKIIEGQNGLFIAMPSRKMGEGDFRDIAHPLISETRNKIKDAIFAEYEKVLEEKVDVAPVE